Below is a genomic region from Peromyscus leucopus breed LL Stock chromosome 17, UCI_PerLeu_2.1, whole genome shotgun sequence.
GTCCAGGCTCTGATGCTCAGAAATGGGAACCCTGGTGAGTCCCAGCCCCTACTGaggcctccatttcctcatctgtagaatggaTAGAGAACCACTGAGAGTCAGAACCGAAGCCCAGTCCCTCCCCTCTATAAAAGAACCTCATTTGTTTACATTCCACAGACCTCCCTGTATAAAGGTCTGGTTGTTTGTCGATGTCTGCCCAGTGACGTGCAGACAAAAGGTCCCCAGGTCTCAAAGGCCTTTAGAAGACCTACCCATCCCTGGCCTTTGTTATCCCTCTTAGCAAGTAAGAGGTAAAGGCTGGAGCGCTGGCAGCTGTTTGGGGTCATGAGGCAACTTTGACATTCGTCAAGGATTCCACAGACTCAGAGGGAAGAAGGTCAATGGCTACAGTAGCTGAGCTGGACCTGTCTCTGTGATGTCACCATTTTATCATCTTGCCCCTGACTCCCAGCTCACACCAGCGTGGCGTCCTTCCCCATGTCCAGTGGCCTGTGGCCCAGCATGCTACGCATCTCGTGAGTGACCCCCTCCCAGCGGCCCGTGCCAGCCAATCGTGTCTGGTGCCGGGGAGAAGCAGACAGACTGTGATCACTGGCTTTCCCCAGGACTGTGGATGTGATGCCAGTGGCCATGGGCCCAGGGGGATCCCCAGGTTCCCGGGATGGGGCATAGAGGGTCTGGCAATGGGTACCCTGCTGGGGCTGAGCCCTGCAGCCAACTTTGGAGTCTTCTGAAGGTCGGGCTGGCTCATCTTCCAAGGAGGGTGGGGACAGCTCGTGGAGACCCCGGCGAGTGGCCCGAACAGCCCGGAGCAGGGTGTGAGTCATTACCGCCACCAGGACCAGGGCACCTGAGCCCAGGATGGACGCGGCTGCTGCACCCGCCTCGATCTCGAAGAGCAGCAGGGTGTAAATGGCCAGTGCTGAGGAAGGAATGGCTCACTTACtcactcaacaaacatttgcTCTCCAAGCCCTGTGGGGAGATCCCTCAAACACAGTAACAGCAACAAAGCCTGGACCAGAGCGGGTAGGTGGTCTATCCAAGCCTCATCACCATCACCGCCATCTCCAGATAAGGAAACCggcaggcgtggtggcgcacgcctttaatcccacactcagaggcagaggcaggcggatctctgtgagtttgaggccagcctgggctacagagtgagttccaggacagccagggcgataTGGTAAGACCCCATCCCCCAAACAAAGAAACCCAGTCAAGTAGCAAACATGACTAGACACACGGCTCTGTGgtagagaggacctgggtttggttcccgaGCACCGGGACTCCAGTTCTGTGCTCAGGTCTCCAGcaaggtgcacagacagacaagcagacagaacGCCCATCAACACTGGGGTGGAGGACACCCCGAAGATCACAGCCCACAAGAATGCAGATGGGACTTTACTATTTACTCTTGCGTTTTTACTGTATCTGTTcacagtgtgtgtgcacgtgaagGTCAGGGGCAGATTCTCTGcaagtgtgggtcctggggactgtgCTAGCAGTGAGCAGCCCTAAAAACGGCgcggtcatccttggctacacagagaatttgaaactagcctgggctatgggagactgtctaaaaaacaagtaaaaagaaaaatcagcaagggctggg
It encodes:
- the Tmem221 gene encoding transmembrane protein 221; the encoded protein is MGRSYGGRVLAAMTLLGIPAAVLVALAAQLLFQLQAGRAELRGVRTDVLHPELDPDAGLPEAAAGALLPLATALAALAQVLGLSCLLLAALCGHLGAELARGPGPARSDWFLYDCRLLRHSALGLFCCGVSVYLAALAIYTLLLFEIEAGAAAASILGSGALVLVAVMTHTLLRAVRATRRGLHELSPPSLEDEPARPSEDSKVGCRAQPQQGTHCQTLYAPSREPGDPPGPMATGITSTVLGKASDHSLSASPRHQTRLAGTGRWEGVTHEMRSMLGHRPLDMGKDATLV